A single region of the Marinitoga litoralis genome encodes:
- the sdaAA gene encoding L-serine ammonia-lyase, iron-sulfur-dependent, subunit alpha, translated as MTFKNLLDIWRETNIPFDEVILTEEMVETGMDPVIIKNNMKRLVEVMLTESEKNYGKKHESLTGLTGDNAPKLLNHSPKLLSDFNYVATITAISTAENNAAMGRIVACPTAGSCGVVPAILYALKKVHNASFDELVSSFIIAGAIGNVIAKKATISGAAGGCQAEIGTAAAMASAALTYYFSKDAEKCGHAASLALKSLMGLVCDPVGGFVEVPCVKRNASAANVAIATAEMALAGVESVIPFDEVVDAMYRVGKMMHEDLRETGNGGIAATPTARKLVENIKRGWN; from the coding sequence ATGACCTTTAAAAATCTATTAGATATATGGAGAGAAACCAATATCCCTTTTGATGAAGTTATTTTAACTGAAGAAATGGTAGAAACTGGTATGGATCCTGTGATAATAAAAAACAATATGAAAAGATTAGTAGAGGTTATGCTTACTGAATCTGAAAAAAATTATGGGAAAAAACATGAAAGTTTAACTGGTTTAACTGGAGATAATGCTCCAAAATTATTAAATCATTCTCCAAAATTATTAAGCGATTTCAATTATGTTGCAACTATAACCGCTATTTCAACAGCAGAAAATAATGCTGCTATGGGTAGAATTGTTGCATGTCCTACTGCAGGCTCTTGTGGTGTTGTACCTGCAATATTATATGCATTAAAAAAAGTTCATAATGCATCATTTGATGAACTAGTTTCTTCATTTATTATAGCAGGTGCTATTGGAAATGTTATAGCCAAAAAAGCAACTATTTCTGGTGCAGCAGGAGGATGTCAAGCCGAAATAGGTACAGCTGCAGCTATGGCATCAGCTGCTTTGACATATTATTTCTCAAAAGATGCAGAAAAATGTGGTCATGCTGCTTCTTTAGCATTGAAATCGTTAATGGGACTTGTTTGTGACCCTGTTGGTGGATTTGTAGAAGTCCCATGTGTAAAAAGAAATGCTTCTGCTGCAAATGTAGCTATTGCCACTGCTGAAATGGCATTAGCAGGCGTTGAAAGCGTTATTCCTTTTGATGAAGTTGTAGATGCAATGTATAGAGTAGGAAAGATGATGCATGAAGATTTAAGAGAAACTGGGAATGGTGGGATTGCCGCTACACCAACTGCTAGAAAATTAGTAGAGAATATAAAAAGAGGATGGAATTAA
- the sdaAB gene encoding L-serine ammonia-lyase, iron-sulfur-dependent subunit beta, which produces MGMLDVVGPVMVGPSSSHTLGALKIARFSYKLIEGIPDEVEFYLHGSFAKTYLGHGTDRALIAGVLGLREYDYDIKNAYDLAKKHNLKYSFIETDLGDVNPNTVLIRSKKDNKINEVQGSSIGGGAIKINKINGVDCDLSGDYNTLIVVNKDIKGALENILKVISVNVANLYLKRTNIIEGRALTILELDEKPSNLNELGNLECVIKYFYVGSDNI; this is translated from the coding sequence ATGGGCATGTTAGATGTAGTTGGGCCTGTTATGGTTGGTCCTTCAAGTTCTCATACATTAGGCGCATTAAAAATTGCCAGATTTTCATATAAGCTCATTGAAGGTATTCCTGATGAAGTGGAATTTTATTTACACGGTTCTTTTGCAAAAACTTATTTGGGTCATGGTACTGACAGAGCTTTAATTGCTGGTGTTTTAGGTTTAAGAGAATATGATTATGATATAAAAAATGCATATGATTTAGCAAAAAAACATAATCTCAAATATTCTTTTATTGAAACTGATTTAGGCGATGTAAATCCAAATACTGTTCTTATTAGATCAAAAAAGGATAATAAAATTAATGAAGTACAAGGATCATCTATTGGTGGTGGTGCAATTAAAATTAATAAGATAAATGGTGTTGATTGTGATTTATCTGGAGATTATAATACATTAATTGTTGTTAATAAGGATATAAAAGGAGCTTTGGAAAATATTTTAAAAGTGATAAGTGTTAATGTTGCAAACTTATATTTAAAAAGAACAAATATAATTGAAGGTCGTGCTTTAACTATTTTAGAATTAGATGAAAAACCATCTAATTTAAATGAATTAGGAAATTTAGAATGCGTTATTAAATATTTTTATGTTGGAAGTGATAATATATGA
- the nadE gene encoding NAD(+) synthase, with translation MIKKIESFIKENIEKYGYNGAIIGISGGIDSAVVGKLCVDSLGKERVKGLILPERDSSPETIEDAKLVCDFLGIEYRIVKISPILRKIGVYNLEPPTFFIPRKIQENYAKKEFEKRSYINDLKNQGDKDFLKGLAYYRIKHRIRMVLLYYYAEQINYAVIGTTNKTELKTGFYVKYGDDSVDIEPIMHLYKTQVFELARQLNIPEKIINKSPSPDLIPGITDEYAMGISYNDLDRILIKMENNEGLSNEDKNMIEKVKNILEAAKFREVKNIHME, from the coding sequence ATGATTAAAAAAATAGAATCGTTTATAAAAGAAAATATTGAAAAATATGGATATAATGGTGCTATAATAGGAATAAGCGGAGGAATTGACTCTGCTGTAGTGGGTAAATTATGTGTTGATTCGTTAGGAAAAGAAAGGGTAAAGGGATTAATATTACCAGAAAGGGATTCATCACCAGAAACAATTGAAGATGCTAAACTAGTTTGTGATTTTTTAGGAATTGAATATAGAATTGTAAAAATATCTCCGATTTTAAGAAAAATAGGTGTATATAATTTAGAGCCACCAACATTTTTTATTCCAAGAAAAATCCAAGAAAATTATGCAAAAAAAGAATTTGAAAAGAGAAGTTATATAAACGATTTAAAAAATCAAGGAGATAAAGATTTTTTAAAAGGTTTAGCGTATTATAGGATAAAACATAGAATAAGAATGGTATTATTGTATTATTATGCAGAACAAATAAATTATGCAGTTATTGGAACGACTAATAAAACAGAGTTAAAAACAGGATTTTATGTGAAATATGGAGATGATTCTGTAGATATAGAACCAATAATGCATTTGTATAAAACCCAAGTGTTTGAATTAGCAAGGCAGTTAAATATACCGGAAAAAATAATAAATAAATCACCTTCACCTGATTTAATTCCAGGAATAACAGATGAATATGCCATGGGTATTAGTTATAATGATTTAGATAGAATATTAATTAAAATGGAAAATAATGAAGGTTTAAGTAATGAAGATAAAAATATGATTGAAAAAGTAAAAAATATTTTAGAAGCTGCAAAATTTAGAGAGGTAAAAAATATACATATGGAGTGA
- a CDS encoding HD-GYP domain-containing protein, producing the protein MHFELNQNVIDNIPKLISLLESLSKENEDMDQFYNELLKTAIKIIPEADYGSLILINKNKNSWSWLSVVGHNEELLKKMTFHIKADDLIDGNVVLYDDVIEYRKKYMPNYVYNMLQKATTPIKCTLANYVKISENLFIDFSLDIDKNSEKTFSKDSKEILKLFGNIAKIFLKNKMEKNKLNELNKELKYKNYQLLEMNKKIQKMYNNALDIINNMANITLNIKDEESLLKNVFRTLVKIIPFAEKAILVEKEKDKLVIIDKIGFEKLVMNELSVKENNKNIVEFFELSGKYIQTQFDKKTDIYIEINEEFDNELFNVYSINDSLEKLIYSFSELNEKLIKTKELIKKVILAFINLSDLNEIYNIKHSESTAYYAKIIGKELGFDNDRLDKLYWAALMHDIGKIGIPSNILVKTSKLTPEEFEIVKKHTIIGHDVILKFLEDEELADIVKYHHERYDGKGYPEGLKGEEIPLESRIIAVADAYIEMTTFKEYRGIYSREGAVKVIKENKGTQFDPIISDIFINFLNQKNKLDETF; encoded by the coding sequence ATGCATTTCGAATTAAATCAGAATGTTATAGATAATATTCCAAAATTAATATCATTATTAGAATCCCTATCTAAAGAAAATGAAGATATGGATCAGTTCTATAATGAATTATTAAAAACTGCTATTAAAATAATACCTGAAGCAGACTATGGATCTTTAATTTTAATAAATAAAAATAAAAATTCATGGTCTTGGTTATCTGTTGTGGGACACAATGAAGAATTATTGAAAAAAATGACATTTCATATAAAAGCGGATGATTTAATTGATGGAAATGTTGTGTTATATGATGATGTAATAGAGTATAGAAAAAAATATATGCCTAATTATGTATATAATATGTTGCAAAAAGCAACTACTCCTATTAAATGCACATTGGCAAATTATGTAAAAATAAGTGAAAATCTGTTTATTGATTTTTCATTAGATATTGATAAAAATAGTGAAAAAACATTTTCAAAAGATTCTAAAGAAATATTAAAATTATTTGGTAATATAGCAAAAATATTTTTAAAAAATAAAATGGAAAAAAATAAACTAAATGAATTGAATAAAGAATTAAAATATAAAAATTATCAATTGTTAGAGATGAATAAGAAAATACAAAAAATGTATAATAATGCATTAGATATAATAAATAATATGGCTAATATTACTTTAAATATAAAAGATGAAGAAAGCCTATTAAAAAACGTTTTTAGAACATTAGTGAAAATTATTCCTTTTGCCGAAAAAGCGATATTAGTTGAAAAAGAAAAGGATAAGTTGGTAATAATTGATAAAATAGGATTTGAAAAATTAGTAATGAATGAACTAAGTGTAAAAGAAAACAATAAAAACATTGTAGAATTTTTTGAACTTAGTGGTAAATATATTCAAACTCAGTTTGATAAAAAGACAGATATATACATTGAAATAAATGAAGAATTTGATAATGAGTTGTTTAATGTATATAGTATTAATGATAGTTTAGAAAAATTAATTTATTCATTTTCAGAATTAAATGAGAAACTAATAAAAACTAAAGAGCTAATTAAAAAAGTAATATTGGCATTTATCAATTTAAGCGATTTGAATGAAATATATAATATAAAACATTCTGAAAGTACAGCATATTATGCAAAAATAATAGGAAAAGAATTGGGATTTGATAATGATAGGTTGGATAAATTATATTGGGCTGCTTTAATGCATGATATAGGAAAAATAGGAATACCTAGTAATATTTTAGTAAAAACATCAAAACTAACACCAGAAGAATTTGAGATTGTAAAAAAACATACTATCATAGGGCATGATGTTATATTAAAATTTTTAGAAGATGAGGAATTAGCAGATATAGTAAAATATCATCATGAAAGATATGATGGAAAAGGCTATCCAGAAGGATTAAAGGGAGAAGAGATACCTTTAGAATCTAGGATAATAGCTGTAGCAGATGCTTATATCGAAATGACAACATTTAAAGAATATAGGGGAATATATTCGAGAGAAGGAGCTGTAAAAGTAATAAAAGAAAACAAAGGGACTCAATTTGACCCAATAATATCTGATATATTTATTAATTTTTTGAATCAAAAAAATAAATTAGACGAAACCTTTTAG
- a CDS encoding response regulator transcription factor, which yields MAWKVLIVDDEPGIREVLKDYIELNFENTRIQTAENADVALKKINEDQYHIVLLDIVMPGLDAFEFLKKVKELNSLIQVIMITGNSTMERVLESIEAGADDYLLKPFSTKEIEEILKCSFARIERWRNAFRNSF from the coding sequence ATGGCTTGGAAAGTATTAATTGTTGATGACGAACCAGGAATTAGAGAGGTTTTAAAAGATTATATAGAATTGAATTTTGAAAACACTAGAATACAGACTGCAGAAAATGCTGATGTTGCATTAAAAAAGATTAATGAAGATCAATACCATATAGTTTTATTAGATATAGTAATGCCTGGACTTGATGCATTTGAATTTTTAAAAAAAGTAAAAGAATTAAATTCACTTATACAAGTTATTATGATTACTGGAAATTCCACTATGGAAAGAGTTCTTGAATCAATAGAAGCCGGTGCAGATGATTATTTATTAAAACCTTTTTCTACAAAAGAAATTGAAGAAATATTAAAATGTTCATTTGCTAGAATAGAGCGTTGGAGAAATGCATTTAGAAATTCATTTTAG
- a CDS encoding sensor histidine kinase, which produces MKIDINNLNIPVAILDKSGNIIKSNFSFNAFFKGNNIFDIINPNFQSSIKTVLDNNSTLYISEKKNKKILNSDNYFTINLHQINNEKYILELYPKTKEYFSEINVNTKLKYLYSILDFYYNSFSFLLSLQYLSKEELIDNMLDLIKNSGFVSSISTEEFGNYYVEFYDKIYYYELNNDIPLNLIPYINNSIDVLSKYIEKTYDYVSKKDGSNVFEYLEIANNLIVGMFHEINNPLSIVLMKAEMLDNLIEEKYKPYLNSIVENIYRIIEITGLFRSLVKGEKSQSKIDLIETINDVVRFMRHKAPSNIKIDFNHSNTPCYIMGNKQELMIVFSNLIENAIEAIGENYNGLVNINISEFSKLYTVTVEDNGEGIPKENIKRIFEPFFTTKSKHGMGYGLFFVYNICLKHKIEINVESEVNKGTKFILKIPKIREE; this is translated from the coding sequence ATGAAAATTGATATTAACAATCTAAATATTCCTGTTGCTATACTTGATAAATCTGGGAATATTATTAAAAGCAATTTTTCTTTTAATGCTTTTTTTAAGGGGAATAATATATTTGATATAATTAATCCAAATTTCCAATCGAGCATTAAAACAGTTTTAGATAATAATTCTACTTTATACATTTCTGAAAAAAAGAATAAAAAGATATTAAATAGCGACAATTATTTTACTATTAATTTGCATCAAATAAATAACGAAAAGTATATTTTAGAGCTATATCCAAAAACAAAAGAATATTTTTCTGAAATAAATGTAAATACTAAGCTAAAATACTTGTATAGTATTTTGGATTTTTACTATAATTCATTCTCTTTCTTGCTTTCTTTACAATATTTGTCAAAAGAAGAATTAATAGATAATATGCTTGATTTAATAAAAAACAGTGGATTTGTTTCTTCAATATCAACAGAAGAATTTGGAAATTACTACGTTGAATTTTATGATAAAATTTATTATTATGAGTTAAATAATGATATTCCATTAAACTTAATTCCATATATTAATAATTCTATTGATGTTTTATCAAAATACATTGAAAAAACATATGACTATGTATCAAAAAAAGATGGTTCAAATGTATTTGAATATTTAGAAATTGCAAATAATTTAATTGTTGGTATGTTTCATGAAATAAATAATCCATTATCTATAGTTTTAATGAAAGCAGAGATGTTAGATAATTTAATTGAAGAAAAATATAAACCATATTTAAATAGTATAGTAGAAAATATATATAGAATTATAGAAATAACGGGGTTATTTAGATCATTAGTAAAAGGAGAAAAATCACAATCAAAAATTGATTTAATTGAAACAATTAATGATGTTGTTAGATTTATGCGACACAAGGCACCTTCTAATATTAAAATTGATTTCAATCATAGCAACACACCTTGTTATATCATGGGAAACAAACAAGAGCTTATGATTGTTTTTTCTAATTTAATAGAAAATGCTATTGAAGCTATTGGAGAAAATTATAATGGATTAGTTAATATTAATATTAGTGAATTTTCAAAACTATATACAGTAACAGTTGAAGATAATGGTGAGGGTATTCCAAAAGAAAATATTAAAAGAATATTTGAACCATTTTTTACTACAAAATCCAAACATGGTATGGGATATGGATTATTTTTTGTATACAATATATGTTTAAAACATAAAATTGAAATTAATGTTGAGAGTGAGGTAAATAAAGGAACTAAATTTATATTAAAAATTCCTAAAATAAGGGAGGAATAA
- a CDS encoding HEAT repeat domain-containing protein produces MDINEMLFSSDIKDKLKAIEYIAENKLNEYAKDLFKMLKYENDTIIQEAIISTLKQLDLEKVPNEVFLELLQSEKLLLKEFALSLLSISKKLDVLGNLINSEDKDVRKYALDALYRTKDKEAIKYIAKCLDDKDINNKIAAIEYLGLMGANEYAEKIAQILKNTNNPFLITTILESLSIIGDEKSDTIIKEKFKEIKSPHFIIPYAKYIFNKKDVFRSVEFFEKCEYKHLVIKEFLDYLHKNNKKIKLYAKLKKRVISILKDLLKNKLYHMYTNDILILINLFTEDGIEELLKEHIEILNEEGIMAAVEIINERKLKSFKDILQKIKDNYSEETRMIIEETLMEMERW; encoded by the coding sequence ATGGATATTAATGAAATGTTATTTTCATCAGATATAAAAGATAAATTAAAAGCTATAGAGTATATAGCGGAAAATAAATTAAATGAATATGCAAAAGACTTATTTAAAATGCTTAAATATGAGAATGATACTATAATACAGGAAGCAATTATAAGCACTTTAAAACAATTGGATTTAGAAAAAGTGCCTAATGAAGTGTTTTTAGAGCTACTGCAAAGCGAAAAATTATTATTAAAAGAATTTGCACTTTCTCTTTTAAGTATTTCTAAGAAATTAGATGTATTAGGAAATTTAATTAATAGTGAAGATAAAGATGTTAGAAAGTATGCATTAGATGCATTATATAGAACAAAAGATAAAGAAGCTATTAAATATATAGCTAAATGTTTGGATGATAAAGATATAAATAATAAAATAGCAGCTATAGAATATTTAGGATTAATGGGTGCAAATGAATATGCAGAAAAAATCGCTCAAATTTTAAAAAACACAAATAATCCATTTTTAATAACAACTATATTAGAATCTTTAAGCATAATAGGTGATGAAAAGTCAGACACTATAATTAAAGAAAAATTTAAAGAAATAAAAAGTCCTCATTTTATTATACCGTATGCAAAATATATTTTTAATAAAAAGGACGTTTTTAGAAGTGTTGAGTTTTTTGAAAAATGTGAATATAAACATTTGGTAATAAAAGAATTTTTGGATTATTTACATAAAAATAATAAAAAGATAAAGTTATATGCTAAATTAAAAAAACGAGTAATATCTATTTTAAAAGACTTATTAAAAAACAAATTATATCATATGTATACAAATGATATTTTAATTCTTATAAATCTTTTTACTGAAGACGGTATAGAAGAATTATTAAAAGAACATATTGAAATTTTAAATGAAGAAGGAATAATGGCTGCAGTTGAAATAATCAATGAAAGAAAATTAAAATCATTTAAAGATATTCTCCAAAAAATTAAAGATAATTATTCAGAAGAAACAAGGATGATTATTGAAGAAACATTAATGGAGATGGAAAGATGGTAG
- a CDS encoding CheR family methyltransferase, producing the protein MVEDYKKIRDYIYEKTGIYVEEKRLYFFKNRVFKRMKNIGIEDPNIYYNFLVNGEYSKMELNKLISEITVNETYFFREFPQLKVFAEYALKDVINRKNNKTIKVLSAGCASGEEPYTLSIILKEMLDSDFDYIIDAFDIDPIMILKAKAGIYNDYAVRDVPKEYLKKYFEEDKGNYKVKDIIKNKVNIYNLNLVEDETYEKLDDDYDFIFCRNVFIYFSDEIRKNIIMKFYAILNEGGYIFLGHSESINRITNAFRVIKANDFILYQKPYAQ; encoded by the coding sequence ATGGTAGAAGATTATAAAAAAATAAGAGATTATATATATGAAAAAACAGGTATATATGTTGAAGAAAAAAGATTATATTTTTTTAAAAATCGAGTATTTAAAAGAATGAAAAATATTGGTATAGAAGATCCTAATATATATTATAACTTTTTAGTTAATGGCGAATATTCAAAAATGGAATTAAATAAATTGATTAGTGAAATTACAGTTAATGAAACATATTTTTTTAGAGAATTTCCTCAATTAAAGGTTTTTGCAGAATATGCATTAAAAGATGTAATTAATAGGAAAAACAATAAAACAATAAAGGTATTATCTGCAGGATGTGCTTCTGGAGAGGAGCCATATACATTATCAATAATTCTGAAAGAGATGTTAGATAGTGATTTTGATTATATAATTGATGCATTTGATATTGATCCTATAATGATTTTAAAAGCTAAAGCGGGAATATATAATGATTATGCAGTTAGAGATGTTCCAAAAGAATATTTAAAAAAATATTTTGAAGAAGATAAAGGAAATTATAAAGTAAAGGATATTATAAAAAATAAAGTAAATATATATAATTTAAATTTAGTTGAAGATGAAACATATGAAAAATTAGATGATGACTATGATTTTATTTTTTGTAGAAATGTATTTATATATTTTTCAGATGAAATAAGAAAAAATATAATAATGAAGTTTTATGCAATATTAAATGAAGGTGGATATATATTCTTGGGTCATTCTGAGTCAATAAATAGAATAACGAATGCTTTTAGAGTTATTAAAGCAAATGATTTTATATTATACCAAAAGCCTTATGCGCAATAG
- a CDS encoding response regulator, whose product MNKKILVIDDSKMTRSYHASILKSAGYEVLEAEDGAKALDVLYREGNIDLILTDLNMPNLDGYTMIKKIREDENYKDLPIIIVTTLDKSTNKMKGFEVGANFYIVKPSDPESLIESVKIALGED is encoded by the coding sequence ATGAATAAAAAGATATTAGTTATAGATGATTCAAAAATGACAAGAAGTTATCATGCAAGTATATTAAAATCTGCAGGGTATGAAGTACTTGAAGCAGAAGACGGAGCAAAAGCATTAGATGTACTATATAGAGAAGGCAATATAGATCTTATATTAACAGATTTAAATATGCCTAACTTAGATGGTTATACAATGATAAAAAAGATTAGAGAAGATGAAAATTATAAGGATTTACCAATAATTATAGTAACTACATTAGACAAATCTACAAATAAAATGAAAGGATTTGAAGTAGGAGCCAATTTTTATATAGTAAAACCATCAGATCCTGAATCATTAATAGAGAGTGTAAAAATTGCCCTTGGAGAGGATTAA
- a CDS encoding chemotaxis protein CheA → MKMHFDDKFINDMLKEFSSEAQENINLIEVNLVNLEESGNMNLINTIMRGFHTLKGSSRLLLSMDIPEKYTKKIKKIEEISHKLEDLSLTISSKDDKNIDLLYDGLDLIKKITNSFIDENVDIDISNYMINFKNIDVRTEKKPKLNEVTKKMLIDLKEQFFEYLLNAENYNMSQINRMKKPLENTLKRFGNDKLTNKFQEIIKCVESNDKNSIRNAITEFDNILFNKQSKEFKIEFSDTVRVDVKKINTIMNLVSELVTIKNTSSYLLKELYKVSPKLHKEYTQVFANLDKITINIQDQILSLKMTPIKELLFRYKRLIRELSKEKNKEISYEFSGENIEIDRILLENLSDPLTHIIRNAIDHGIETPQERKSLGKNEEGLIKINVFYESGYVFIEIIDDGKGIDIDKIKERAKELGYDINIPDEEIINYIFEPGFSTAKEVTEISGRGVGMDIVKNNIEKLNGKVYIETKKNQGTKITLKIPNSIINIDGVMVLIDNEKYIFPFEEIDKIIKVNKEKIHNYSNQIFVEYNEEIIPVFSGIIENKKYTFEEIINKEYKNDLIPIILIDNGNAGLLVDEIIEENEFLVKPLPEFLKYDFIYGSTILGNGDIVLILKPSEMVIQWQK, encoded by the coding sequence ATGAAAATGCATTTCGATGATAAATTTATTAATGACATGCTAAAAGAGTTTTCTTCTGAAGCCCAAGAAAATATAAATTTAATTGAAGTTAATTTAGTAAATTTAGAAGAAAGTGGAAATATGAATTTAATAAACACAATAATGAGAGGATTCCATACTCTTAAGGGGTCGTCTAGATTGTTGTTATCTATGGATATTCCAGAAAAATATACAAAAAAGATAAAAAAAATTGAGGAAATTTCACATAAATTAGAAGATTTATCCTTAACAATTTCAAGTAAAGATGACAAAAACATAGATTTATTATATGACGGATTAGACTTGATAAAAAAGATTACTAATTCGTTCATTGATGAAAATGTTGATATAGATATATCTAATTATATGATAAATTTCAAAAATATTGATGTGAGAACAGAAAAAAAACCAAAATTAAATGAAGTTACGAAAAAAATGTTAATTGATTTAAAAGAACAATTTTTTGAGTATTTATTAAATGCAGAAAATTATAATATGTCTCAAATAAATAGAATGAAAAAACCATTAGAAAACACGTTGAAAAGATTTGGAAATGATAAATTAACCAACAAATTCCAAGAAATCATAAAATGTGTTGAGAGTAATGATAAAAATAGTATAAGAAATGCAATAACAGAATTTGATAATATATTATTTAATAAACAATCTAAGGAATTTAAAATTGAATTTTCTGATACTGTTAGGGTAGATGTAAAAAAAATAAATACAATAATGAATTTAGTAAGTGAATTAGTAACTATAAAAAATACATCTTCTTATTTGTTAAAAGAATTATATAAAGTATCGCCAAAACTACATAAAGAATATACTCAAGTTTTTGCTAATTTAGATAAAATAACAATTAACATTCAAGATCAAATATTGAGTTTAAAAATGACTCCAATAAAAGAATTGTTATTTAGATATAAACGATTAATAAGAGAGTTATCTAAAGAAAAAAACAAGGAAATCTCATATGAGTTTTCAGGTGAAAATATAGAAATAGATAGAATACTATTAGAAAATTTATCCGATCCATTAACTCATATAATTAGAAATGCTATTGATCATGGTATTGAAACTCCACAAGAAAGAAAAAGCTTGGGTAAAAATGAAGAAGGATTAATAAAAATAAATGTATTTTATGAAAGTGGATATGTTTTTATTGAAATCATTGACGATGGAAAAGGTATAGATATAGATAAAATAAAAGAAAGAGCAAAAGAATTAGGATATGATATTAATATTCCAGATGAAGAGATTATAAATTATATATTTGAACCTGGATTTAGTACTGCGAAAGAAGTTACTGAAATTTCTGGTCGTGGAGTGGGAATGGATATTGTAAAAAATAATATAGAAAAATTAAATGGAAAAGTATACATTGAAACCAAAAAAAATCAAGGAACAAAAATAACATTAAAAATCCCAAATTCAATAATAAACATTGATGGGGTTATGGTTTTAATTGATAATGAAAAATATATTTTTCCATTTGAAGAAATAGATAAGATAATAAAAGTAAACAAAGAAAAAATACATAATTATTCTAATCAAATATTTGTAGAGTATAATGAAGAAATTATTCCTGTTTTTTCAGGAATTATAGAAAATAAAAAATATACCTTTGAAGAAATTATTAACAAGGAATATAAAAATGATTTAATACCTATTATATTAATTGATAATGGTAATGCCGGATTATTAGTAGACGAAATTATAGAAGAAAATGAGTTTTTAGTAAAACCCTTGCCAGAATTTTTAAAATATGATTTCATATATGGTTCCACTATATTAGGAAATGGAGATATAGTATTAATCTTAAAACCATCTGAAATGGTGATACAATGGCAAAAGTAA
- a CDS encoding ParA family protein, translated as MAKVIVLANRKGGSGKTTLAFNLSHAFKSKKTFSEKILLIDFDSQAHSTVYAGINPFDVKYGIYEMIVDYINTGKYKDGKISMHNIDIIPSNQNLAALEIELAHHEERNFVLKDLIIDFHNEYDYIFIDTPPSLGLLTINALNASDYLLIPVKSDFLSLVGLSQMMEIYYKVNVENPNLKILGVIPTMVDKRTKISKEIIGELKKIFGDKKVFTPLRNDVKLIESSSHGIPIIKYAPKSRASSDIKKIAKEIQELIK; from the coding sequence ATGGCAAAAGTAATAGTTCTTGCTAATAGAAAAGGGGGAAGTGGGAAAACCACTCTTGCCTTTAATTTATCCCACGCATTTAAATCAAAAAAAACATTTTCAGAAAAAATATTATTAATAGATTTTGATTCACAAGCACATTCTACAGTTTATGCTGGAATTAATCCATTTGATGTGAAGTATGGAATATATGAGATGATTGTAGATTATATTAATACAGGAAAATATAAAGATGGAAAAATTAGTATGCATAATATTGATATTATTCCATCAAATCAAAATTTAGCTGCTTTAGAAATAGAATTGGCTCATCATGAGGAAAGAAATTTTGTTTTAAAAGATTTAATAATAGATTTTCATAATGAATATGATTATATTTTTATCGATACCCCACCAAGTTTAGGGCTATTAACTATAAATGCTTTAAATGCATCAGATTATTTATTAATCCCAGTAAAAAGTGATTTCTTATCATTAGTAGGATTATCTCAAATGATGGAAATATATTATAAGGTAAATGTTGAAAATCCTAATTTGAAAATTTTAGGCGTAATACCAACAATGGTTGATAAAAGAACAAAAATTTCAAAGGAAATAATAGGTGAGTTAAAGAAAATATTTGGAGATAAAAAAGTATTCACTCCACTTAGAAATGATGTAAAACTCATAGAATCATCTAGTCACGGAATACCTATAATTAAATATGCACCAAAATCAAGAGCATCAAGTGATATAAAGAAAATAGCAAAAGAAATTCAGGAGTTGATTAAATGA